One Aegilops tauschii subsp. strangulata cultivar AL8/78 chromosome 7, Aet v6.0, whole genome shotgun sequence genomic window carries:
- the LOC109760992 gene encoding uncharacterized protein, producing MATELAADEPPAVHLRATEEALATDTAEESCAAGEARGLNTDDDLRTAYKPPSFGSAREVCAAARICGIPTVPELSAAEARQKPELLNKDTIPEPLESNNNSQNDGSGDDSMDEQEEQSIVDMTESDASDGMLIDGLRTFLQKRQERKQERSALKEKRKKRTRPEKG from the exons ATGGCGACCGAGCTTGCCGCCGACGAGCCCCCCGCAGTGCACCTCCGCGCGACGGAGGAGGCACTCGCCACGGACACGGCGGAAGAGAGCTGCGCGGCCGGCGAGGCGCGCGGCCTGAACACCGACGACGACCTCCGCACCGCCTACAAGCCACCGTCGTTCGGCTCTGCCCGCGAGGTCTGCGCGGCCGCCCGGATCTGCGGGATCCCCACCGTCCCGGAGTTGTCCGCAGCCGAGGCGCGGCAAAAGCCA GAGCTTTTAAACAAAGATACAATTCCTGAGCCTTTGGAGTCAAACAACAACAGTCAAAATGATGGTTCAGGGGATGATAGCATGGATGAACAAGAGGAGCAAAGTATAGTTGATATGACAGAATCAGATGCATCAGACGGCATGCTGATCGATGGCCTGAGAACATTT TTACAGAAAAGACAAGAGAGGAAGCAGGAGAGGAGTGCTTTGAAAGAGAAAAGGAAGAAG AGGACAAGGCCAGAGAAAGGATAA